Proteins from one Anopheles nili chromosome 2, idAnoNiliSN_F5_01, whole genome shotgun sequence genomic window:
- the LOC128721922 gene encoding putative uncharacterized protein DDB_G0277255, which translates to MRVKTLRQIKNQRGHRNHHTHNHHNHSHGPAAGTIDERYFPPERLNALVNCMNPPYRMPPQPLGAYGMQHDHHSSIPGTASTEPHMLSTPLRTHSSKFPIERELILSSNKNSSKIPLMQDNRNTSLPALLNRSATSAIGPDLPVKQTQAWNQPQMDVIHSAVSGSAPRTIVRFPEDVTALAERDGSLLREKDSTTVKKSVTKTYHTLKDLISSKFKKDATEQNDELNNVTSMLHGHQSNLDQGQSQAGMSQLQQQQPHGGNNQSGSYMYNSASDNNLLQAQSNLNVWPSGSQGNSPLYYHKKFADPADSFGTSKALSQPQLNFGEQSNRNTQHVVSMLPAPVDGTDSDDGGFRQHSSNRQMNFSMPNGSSQAGAMHTSRPTTQHPSYIQNYRHNHSQQQQSQQQQQQQQQLQQQHHMSYQQVLQNTAKHRSGLDGSANTSIQVSSYNTHTTVTVGDQSAGHHHHVHTHQGDTGAQKHTISVDVNSGSSVNISTGDSHDVGNHSSNIDSGRGSSSMATANADGVMENKNKTKPDNEWIDVVDVELRNILEPGMKSMNLRPESTMSESASSMSPPLPPLSPHDTFNHTSSQPGSNPHAKQNNAMKMQKQEYGTDTYNRASKNPQPIGPSKGQPSPNTIQNYMNHLKLSSNKKHEQNALKKHLFGLDTDAASVTNTTRSLDLESLLGTPWDGAQSVSESETDGGGLQQIRNQLEGLETMYSEVLKMLGNRMATNESTLRANRRRRHGSMSSLPSSSISGRPIRDRRRMDERRKVRDIKGINKRFQRLESHVVTLARSVAHLSSEMRSQHLVSQELEELRNDLALLRSQSMHNLPLNGSANAANASAREPINLTNPKRVKKLTKFFGEDPPLMKLFLKKLGYEKYAPIFESERVGMIELPYLGEERLQKMGIPLGPRLRILQEAQISLCRDTTLCIV; encoded by the exons ATGCGCGTTAAAACGttgaggcaaataaaaaaccaacggGGACATCGTAATCACCATACTCACAACCACCATAATCACAGCCATGGACCAGCCGCTGGTA CGATTGATGAGCGCTATTTTCCTCCCGAAAGACTGAACGCATTAGTGAACTGCATGAATCCACCGTACAGAATGCCTCCACAACCGCTTGGTGCGTACGGCATGCAGCATGACCACCACTCTAGCATACCAGGGACGGCATCCACGGAGCCACATATGCTCAGTACGCCTCTACGGACGCATTCCTCCAAGTTTCCG ATCGAGCGTGAGCTGATACTGTCGTCCAATAAAAATTCCTCCAAAATACCCTTAATGCAAGATAATCGGAACACCAGTCTTCCGGCGTTGCTGAATCGTTCTGCGACGTCTGCGATCGGTCCGGATTTGCcggtaaaacaaacacaggCATGG AACCAACCACAGATGGACGTGATACATTCTGCCGTGTCCGGCTCGGCACCGCGTacgatcgttcgttttccgGAGGATGTGACTGCGCTGGCCGAGCGAGATGGTAGCCTTCTGAGAGAGAAAGACTCAACGACAGTGAAGAAGTCGGTCACCAAGACGTACCACACGCTCAAGGACCTCATTTCGTCCAAGTTTAAAAAGGACGCCACCGAGCAGAACGACGAACTGAACAATGTAACTTCCATGCTGCATGGTCATCAGTCGAACTTGGACCAGGGTCAATCTCAGGCTGGTATGTCTcagctgcaacagcagcaaccccACGGGGGCAATAATCAGAGCGGATCGTATATGTACAACTCGGCGTCCGACAATAACTTGCTGCAAGCGCAATCGAATCTAAACGTGTGGCCGTCCGGCAGTCAAGGCAATTCTCCGCTCTACTATCACAAGAAGTTCGCCGACCCGGCTGACAGCTTCGGCACGTCGAAAGCCCTTTCACAGCCTCAGCTTAACTTTGGTGAACAGTCGAACCGAAATACTCAACACGTTGTCAGCATGCTACCAGCACCGGTCGATGGTACTGATAGTGATGATGGTGGCTTTCGGCAGCACAGTTCCAACCGGCAGATGAACTTTTCCATGCCGAATGGATCAAGTCAAGCGGGAGCTATGCACACGAGCCGTCCAACGACGCAGCATCCCTCGTATATACAGAACTATCGCCACAATCActcacaacagcaacagtcacaacagcaacaacagcaacaacagcagttgcaacagcaacatcacaTGTCGTACCAGCAAGTGCTCCAAAATACCGCCAAACACCGGTCGGGGCTGGATGGAAGCGCCAACACGAGCATTCAGGTGTCGTCCTACAACACTCACACGACCGTCACAGTTGGAGATCAAAGCGcaggccatcatcatcatgttcACACGCATCAGGGAGACACTGGGGCTCAAAAGCACACCATATCGGTGGACGTTAACAGTGGATCCTCGGTGAACATATCCACGGGAGACTCACATGATGTAGGCAACCATTCCTCAAACATTGACTCTGGACGTGGCAGCTCCTCCATGGCTACCGCTAATGCCGATGGTGTGATGGAGAACAAGAACAAGACCAAACCTGACAACGAGTGG ATCGATGTGGTGGATGTTGAGTTGCGGAATATTTTGGAACCGGGTATGAAATCGATGAACCTCCGTCCAGAAAGCACAATGTCAGAAAGCGCGTCGTCAATGTCCCCACCGCTGCCACCGCTGTCTCCTCACGATACTTTTAATCACACCTCTAGCCAACCGGGCAGTAATCCTCATGCGAAGCAGAATAACGCTatgaaaatgcaaaagcaGGAGTACGGCACCGATACGTACAATCGAGCGAGCAAAAATCCTCAACCTATCGGTCCATCGAAAGGTCAACCGTCTCCCAACACGATACAGAACTACATGAACCACTTGAAGTTGTCCAGCAACAAGAAGCACGAGCAAAACGCGCTCAAGAAACATC TGTTTGGATTGGACACCGATGCTGCGTCAGTCACTAACACGACGCGCTCGCTGGATCTCGAGTCCTTGCTCGGGACTCCTTGGGACGGGGCGCAATCGGTGTCGGAATCGGAAACGGACGGTGGTGGTTTGCAGCAAATCCGTAATCAGCTCGAGGGCCTCGAGACGATGTACAGCGAGGTGCTGAAAATGCTGGGCAATCGTATGGCCACAAACGAATCAACGTTGCGCGCAAACCGGCGTCGACGTCACGGTAGCATGTCGTCGTTGCCTTCTAGCTCGATCAGTGGCCGTCCGATACGAGATCGTCGCCGGATGGATGAACGACGTAAGGTTCGCGACATCAAGGGCATCAACAAGCGGTTCCAGCGACTGGAATCGCACGTGGTCACGCTTGCTCGCAGCGTTGCCCATCTATCGTCCGAAATGCGTTCACAGCATCTTGTGTCTCAGGAGCTCGAAGAACTGCGAAACGATCTGGCACTTTTGCGTTCCCAGTCGATGCACAATTTACCCCTGAATGGTAGCGCCAACGCAGCCAACGCCTCCGCCCGGGAACCGATCAACCTAACCAACCCAAAGCGCGTTAAGAAGCTGACCAAATTCTTCGGCGAAGATCCACCACTAATGAAGCTGTTCCTCAAAAAACTCGGCTATGAG AAATACGCCCCCATTTTCGAAAGCGAACGCGTTGGTATGATCGAGCTGCCGTACCTGGGAGAAGAGAGGTTGCAGAAGATGGGTATCCCACTCGGACCACGGCTTAGAATCCTTCAGGAGGCGCAAATATCGCTGTGTCGCGATACGACGCTTTGCATCGTTTAG
- the LOC128721923 gene encoding ecdysteroid-regulated 16 kDa protein-like, with product MKGYQAVFSIGLFALCICAANAEVVNFKNCPGEAKCTFNEVAISPCPEAAEGRTCTVYRGSNISITFDFTPEFNANVLTADVSWTQPAFDLPFIGMDTEACKHTACPAQSGKRQTYVYELPIKKSYPPKHYDVKWKLTSENNDTCCMIVQINITKKTKHT from the exons ATGAAGGGCTATCAAGCAGTGTTCTCGATTGGCCTATTCGCGTTATGCATATGTGCTGCTAACGCTGAGGTGGTGAACTTTAAGAATTGTCCTGGAGAAG CTAAATGTACATTCAACGAAGTTGCGATCTCGCCATGCCCGGAAGCTGCTGAGGGACGTACCTGTACTGTGTACCGCGGATCGAATATTAGCATTACGTTTGACTTCACTCCCG AATTTAACGCCAACGTGCTCACTGCCGACGTGTCCTGGACGCAGCCTGCCTTTGATTTGCCCTTCATCGGCATGGATACTGAAGCCTGTAAGCATACTGCCTGTCCGGCCCAGTCGGGTAAGCGGCAAACGTACGTATACGAGTTGCCCATCAAGAAGTCTTATCCACCG AAACATTACGACGTCAAGTGGAAGTTGACGAGCGAAAACAACGATACATGCTGCATGATCGTACAGATCAATATTACCAAGAAAACCAAGCACACGTAG
- the LOC128730216 gene encoding uncharacterized protein LOC128730216 has protein sequence MAGEMLVTRCLLALMVVVPGLHASYPSAADEENAFHLRLKVDHSEESTGHQFPSQEFYQHHPVAEYQHPTVAQHSHYPAQQEQQHYLVQSGYNIETQSGHTVSSHPQHYPHQQHGVQRNSALPYNNQRLHVKVEHPGAAHGFSHPIVPSAQHLRQQLAQEPKKDYRASIPKSIAPKLNPLHHSFHQKRNFVPLHHITRQVPLPAGMAVPVQHHSHAQPQSVKVALSAPPPKHVSG, from the exons ATGGCAGGTGAAATG TTGGTGACGAGATGCTTGTTGGCGCTGATGGTCGTTGTTCCTGGGTTGCACGCCTCATACCCGAGTGCGGCTGACGAGGAGAACGCATTCCACCTACGACTGAAGGTCGACCATTCTGAGGAGAGCACAGGACACCAGTTTCCATCGCAGGAGTTCTACCAGCACCATCCGGTGGCAGAGTATCAACATCCTACCGTAGCTCAACACTCGCACTATCCGGCGCAACAAGAGCAGCAGCACTACCTGGTCCAGTCGGGCTACAACATCGAGACGCAGTCGGGACATACTGTGTCTTCGCATCCGCAACATTACCCTCATCAGCAGCACGGTGTACAACGGAATTCGGCCCTTCCGTACAACAACCAGCGTCTGCACGTGAAAGTCGAACATCCGGGAGCGGCCCATGGGTTCTCACATCCCATCGTTCCATCTGCCCAGCATCTCCGGCAGCAGTTGGCCCAGGAACCGAAGAAGGACTACCGGGCGTCGATCCCCAAAAGCATCGCCCCGAAGCTCAATCCGCTGCACCATTCGTTCCATCAGAAGCGTAACTTTGTCCCGTTGCATCACATCACGCGGCAGGTTCCGCTTCCGGCTGGAATGGCTGTCCCAGTGCAGCATCACTCCCACGCTCAGCCACAATCGGTGAAGGTTGCTCTATCTGCACCTCCGCCAAAGCACGTTTCCGGTTGA
- the LOC128721921 gene encoding echinoderm microtubule-associated protein-like 2 → MSNESDHDGSCTQGADGEILKPTSSPSQHRHRLHDIMSTSVEEVDEQVLEVTQSTTTSNSTTNHVRVQKTFKNLHEFSEEMLETEKAGLVERVYDLERQVLEQKDEIVCLKSTLADVLRRLATIDNSYENSTSGSGRGGIGTTAAGLGGTAGGHAVSDNVTAGGQNSLSSKSFRFSRNTLTRLNSSVEEKRFGRGPSRVTSSPSRVKTNLAQKAIHYSNGSLHSDSMSSHSISPAPSPSPRQPNAAAIANSQHALLASSGMGKRWSSTGDFISSPGSPSGTGSSGSMSRFSAKSLLNLSGNTSRQGQSHPYVQRKNDDDEYVKLYISGRPIVIHIPEAQLSTYEMTKVQPAPNKRLRLDWAYGYRGKDCRSNLYQLPTGEMVYFVAAVVILYNMDEHTQRHYLGHTDDVKSLAVHPNKLLVASGQCGGHEGRESLPHILIWNSVSLATLNMIGCGEFTGSINCLSFSRADSGSILAAIDDSPDKTISIWDWQKKEGGRKITETKCSVDTVVAVEFHPLDKGQIITIGKNHIAFWSLDQNGMLYKRMGVFETFEKPKYVTAISFTQTGDVVTGDSSGNLAVWKRGTNVISRFLKKVHEGPVFTICALRNGGFVTGGKDGLLLLFDDALHMKAEQIVEAHFGAVRVVAQGKGSQLLVGTTKNCILSGDFTLSLVPIVMGHTDILWSLSTHPQVAHFVTGGRDRLLQLWDSLSHSVVWSKDIGEPIHSVQIANGGDVILAGGVGGRWSVFDIVTRELLATYTDGQEVIQCLLFSPDSNLLAVGSKDNSIYIYQCTKIPHRFSKIGKCTGHSSFISHLDWSKDSQVLRSNSGDYEILYWNPTLCRQITSQSTVKNLEWDTQNCAVSFETIGIWPENFDGTDINSVCKDGEEQFLVCADDFGKIRLFSYPASQPKSLSHSYRGHSSHVTAVQFMHDGVRLLSAGGMDTSVLQWRVV, encoded by the exons ATGAGCAACGAATCCGATCATGACGGGTCCTGTACGCAGGGAGCTGACGGTGAGATTCTGAAACCGACATCTTCGCCGTCTCAGCATCGTCACCGTCTTCATGACATAATGTCCACCAGCGTCGAGGAGGTGGACGAACAGGTCCTCGAGGTGACGCAGTCGACGACCACGTCCAATAGCACCACCAACCACGTACGAGTGCAGAAGACATTCAAAAATTTGCATGAATTTTCGG aaGAAATGCTGGAAACCGAAAAGGCCGGCCTGGTCGAGCGAGTATACGATCTCGAGCGACAGGTGTTGGAGCAAAAGGATGAAATAGTCTGCCTAAAGTCTACTTTGGCCGATGTGCTGCGGCGGCTAGCGACGATAGATAACAGCTACGAGAACAGTACGAGTGGTAGCGGTAGAGGTGGAATCGGGACGACAGCAGCGGGCTTGGGAGGAACAGCAGGTGGACATGCGGTCAGCGATAACGTTACAGCTGGTGGGCAGAATAGTTTATCCAGCAAAAGTTTCCGCTTCTCCCGCAACACACTGACGAGGC TCAACTCAAgtgtggaggaaaaacgcttTGGCAGAGGTCCATCTCGTGTGACCAGCTCTCCATCCCGTGTGAAGACGAACCTGGCGCAAAAGGCCATCCACTATTCGAACGGTTCGCTGCACTCGGACTCAATGAGTAGTCACTCGATATCGCCTGCACCTTCTCCATCACCGAGGCAACCGAATGCTGCTGCAATAGCCAACTCTCAGCATGCCCTACTCGCCTCTTCTGGCATGGGCAAGCGGTGGTCGTCGACTGGTGACTTCATCAGCTCTCCCGGAAGCCCAAGTGGTACTGGAAGCAGTGGAAG CATGTCGAGGTTTTCGGCCAAATCGCTACTGAATCTCAGTGGCAACACCAGCCGCCAGGGTCAGTCACATCCATACGTACAGCGCAaaaacgatgacgacgagtaCGTGAAGCTATACATTAGCGGGCGTCCAATCGTGATCCACATTCCCGAGGCACAACTGTCCACGTATGAGATGACGAAAGTACAACCGGCCCCAAACAAACGCTTGCGGCTTGATTGGGCTTACGGTTACCGAGGCAAGGACTGCCGGTCGAACCTGTACCAGCTGCCGACGGGTGAGATGGTGTATTTCGTGGCGGCTGTCGTCATCTTGTACAACATGGACGAGCACACGCAGCGACATTATCTCGGTCACACGGACGATGTGAAGAGTTTGGCTGTGCATCCTAACAAACTGCTGGTGGCCAGTGGACAGTGCGGCGGTCACGAAGGTCGTGAATCGTTGCCGCACATTCTCATCTGGAATTCCGTGTCGCTAGCCACATTGAACATGATCGGATGCGGTGAATTCACCGGCTCCATCAACTGCCTCTCGTTTAGCCGGGCAGACAGTGGCAGCATTCTGGCCGCCATCGATGATTCCCCGGACAAAACCATCTCGATTTGGGACTGGCAAAAGAAGGAAGGAGGTCGCAAGATCACCGAAACCAAGTGCTCCGTCGATACAGTTGTAGCTGTCGAGTTTCATCCGCTGGATAAGGGACAAATCATCACGATCGGCAAGAACCACATCGCATTCTGGTCACTCGACCAGAACGGCATGCTCTACAAGCGGATGGGTGTGTTTGAGACCTTTGAAAAGCCCAAGTACGTCACGGCCATCTCGTTCACTCAGACAGGCGATGTCGTGACGGGTGATTCGAGTGGGAATCTAGCCGTCTGGAAACGTGGCACCAACGTGATCAGCCGCTTCTTAAAGAAAGTACATGAAGGGCCGGTATTTACCATCTGCGCCCTGCGAAACGGTGGGTTCGTTACCGGTGGCAAGGATGGGCTGCTGTTACTGTTTGATGATGCACTACACATGAAAGCGGAGCAGATAGTTGAGGCCCACTTTGGAGCAGTTCGCGTGGTTGCACAAGGCAAAGGCTCTCAGCTGCTTGTTGGTACGACGAAAAATTGCATCCTGTCAGGCGATTTTACCCTCAGCCTCGTGCCTATCGTTATGGGACATACGGACATCCTATGGTCTTTATCGACGCACCCGCAAGTGGCCCATTTCGTTACTGGCGGCCGTGATCGATTGCTGCAGCTCTGGGATTCGCTGTCGCACTCGGTCGTGTGGAGTAAGGATATCGGTGAACCCATTCACTCAGTTCAGATCGCGAATGGGGGCGACGTGATCTTGGCTGGTGGCGTCGGAGGCCGATGGTCGGTGTTCGACATAGTGACACGCGAACTGTTGGCCACGTATACCGATGGGCAAGAGGTGATACAGTGTTTGCTGTTCTCACCGGACAGCAACCTTCTGGCTGTTGGTTCCAAAGACAATTCTATATACATTTATCAGTGCACGAAGATACCGCACCGGTTTTCGAAGATTGGTAAATGCACG GGTCACTCAAGTTTCATATCACACTTGGATTGGTCAAAGGACAGTCAGGTATTGCGATCAAATTCAGGCGACTATGAAATTCTTTACT GGAATCCTACTCTATGTCGGCAAATTACGAGCCAAAGTACAGTAAAGAATCTAGAATGGGACACACAAAACTGTGCGGTGAGCTTCGAAACGATCGGTATCTGGCCAGAGAACTTCGACGGCACGGACATCAATAGTGTGTGCAAGGATGGCGAAGAGCAATTCCTGGTTTGTGCTGATGATTTCGGCAAAATTCGCCTCTTCAGTTATCCAGCTTCGCAGCCAAAG TCGTTATCGCATAGTTACAGGGGACACAGTAGTCATGTGACGGCGGTACAATTTATGCACGATGGGGTTCGCCTTCTTTCGGCAGGGGGTATGGATACGAGCGTACTGCAATGGAGGGTAGTCTAG